A genomic stretch from Shewanella sediminis HAW-EB3 includes:
- a CDS encoding DNA-3-methyladenine glycosylase I, translating into MSQLESFSSIYQRASDRKGGSSELESLLSVSLSADEIGQYRDAELLSEMSKKVFQSGFVWRIVENKWPAYEAAFFNFEAHKILMLSPEQLHQRATDPNLIRHMKKTMAIYDNAMMTHDIAKERGSLAEYIANWPSEEITGLWSVLKRRGTRLGGNTGPYFLRAIGKDTFLLTGDVQGYLKAHNLVDFGFSSKSGLNQVQAVFNQWQQESGRSLADISRILACSVGDNRI; encoded by the coding sequence ATGAGTCAATTAGAATCTTTTTCCTCAATTTATCAAAGAGCCAGCGATCGTAAAGGTGGAAGTTCAGAGCTGGAGAGCCTGTTGTCAGTAAGCTTATCCGCAGATGAGATTGGTCAGTATCGAGACGCCGAACTGCTGTCAGAGATGAGTAAGAAAGTCTTCCAGAGTGGTTTCGTGTGGCGCATCGTCGAGAATAAGTGGCCGGCGTATGAAGCAGCCTTCTTCAATTTTGAAGCTCATAAGATTTTGATGTTATCACCGGAGCAGTTGCATCAAAGAGCGACTGATCCTAATCTCATTCGGCATATGAAGAAGACTATGGCCATTTATGACAATGCCATGATGACACATGATATTGCTAAGGAGCGCGGCAGTCTGGCCGAATATATTGCTAATTGGCCGAGTGAGGAGATCACGGGTCTTTGGTCCGTGTTAAAGCGGCGTGGCACCCGCTTAGGCGGCAATACCGGCCCCTACTTTCTACGCGCCATAGGTAAAGACACCTTCCTGCTGACGGGTGATGTGCAAGGTTACCTGAAGGCGCATAACCTGGTCGATTTTGGTTTCAGCTCTAAGAGTGGATTAAATCAGGTCCAAGCTGTGTTTAATCAATGGCAGCAGGAGTCGGGGCGCAGTCTGGCCGATATCAGTCGGATCTTAGCCTGCAGCGTCGGAGATAACAGAATTTAG
- a CDS encoding TorF family putative porin has product MKLQHKILLGGLLLSAASFAQAENEGEVLGGTISGNLTFASDYVFRGESETMDGDVPVVQGTLGWGNDDGWYGGVFASNIKFADPNLEIVTAPYIGKAGEFGDSGITYDVMVFSYLYPGASYSNYTELWMKVGKQFGQANIQLEVTPTIDDWFGVDGWQGVNYSIHPSYAFKNGLKVSGSVGYQDLDGDNAEGWGHWNLGVSKAFYGLNFDLRYHGSTVDETHKVYGTQTEIFDDRVVIGINKSF; this is encoded by the coding sequence ATGAAACTACAGCACAAGATACTTTTAGGCGGGCTACTACTCTCCGCAGCTTCATTTGCACAAGCCGAAAATGAAGGTGAAGTTCTCGGTGGAACAATCAGTGGAAACCTGACCTTTGCTTCCGATTATGTGTTCCGTGGCGAGTCAGAAACCATGGATGGTGATGTTCCTGTAGTTCAAGGTACACTTGGTTGGGGCAATGATGATGGTTGGTATGGCGGCGTTTTTGCGTCAAATATCAAATTTGCCGATCCCAACCTTGAGATAGTTACCGCGCCTTATATCGGTAAAGCCGGTGAGTTTGGCGACAGCGGTATCACTTATGATGTCATGGTGTTTTCATATCTTTATCCGGGTGCCTCATACTCTAACTACACCGAACTCTGGATGAAGGTCGGTAAGCAGTTCGGTCAGGCCAATATTCAACTCGAAGTGACTCCCACGATCGACGACTGGTTTGGTGTCGATGGCTGGCAAGGCGTTAACTACTCAATTCACCCAAGCTATGCATTCAAAAACGGACTGAAAGTATCGGGTTCCGTCGGTTATCAAGATCTTGATGGAGACAATGCGGAAGGATGGGGGCACTGGAACTTAGGTGTCAGCAAGGCATTTTACGGCCTGAACTTTGACCTCAGATATCATGGCAGTACCGTCGATGAGACCCACAAGGTCTACGGTACACAGACAGAAATTTTTGATGACCGGGTAGTTATCGGCATCAACAAGAGCTTTTAA